Proteins encoded together in one Eublepharis macularius isolate TG4126 chromosome 2, MPM_Emac_v1.0, whole genome shotgun sequence window:
- the INHBB gene encoding inhibin beta B chain — MDGAARRGALAALPLLLLLAAACWPVPGAGGSPTPPGAAPQDTCTSCGFRRPPEEPGTVDGDFLQAVKRHILSRLQMRDRPNITHAVPKAAMVTALRKLHAGKVRDDGRVEIPSLDGQASAGPPAHEQTSEIISFAETDDLASSRVRLHFFISNEGNQNLFVVQASLWLYLKLLPYVLEKGSRRKVRVKVYFQDLDTTDKWNVVEKKVDLKKSGWHTFPMTEAIQALFEKGERRLNLDIQCEGCEEFSVLPVYVEHEDESHRPFVVVQARLADNKHRIRKRGLECDGRTDLCCRQQFYIDFRHIGWNDWIIAPLGYYGNYCEGNCPNYLAGIPGSASSFHTAVVNQYRIRKLNPNAVNSCCIPTKLSSMSMLYFDDEYNIVKRDVPNMIVEECGCA; from the exons ATGGACGGGGCGGCTCGGAGGGGGGCCCTGGCTGCTCTGccgctgctactgctgctggcaGCGGCTTGCTGGCCGGTGCCGGGCGCCGGAGGCTCGCCAACCCCTCCCGGAGCCGCCCCCCAGGACACTTGCACCTCGTGCGGCTTCCGGAGGCCCCCCGAGGAGCCTGGCACGGTGGACGGCGATTTCTTGCAGGCCGTCAAGAGGCACATCCTGAGCCGCCTGCAGATGCGCGACCGGCCCAACATCACCCACGCCGTGCCCAAGGCGGCCATGGTCACGGCGCTGCGCAAGCTGCATGCCGGCAAGGTGCGCGACGACGGCCGCGTCGAGATCCCCAGCCTGGACGGGCAGGCCAGCGCCGGGCCCCCGGCTCACGAGCAGACCTCCGAGATCATCAGCTTCGCCGAGACAG ATGACCTGGCCTCCTCCAGAGTGCGCCTCCATTTCTTCATCTCCAATGAAGGGAATCAGAACTTGTTTGTCGTTCAGGCCAGCCTGTGGCTTTACTTGAAGCTGCTTCCGTATGTCTTGGAGAAAGGCAGCCGGCGAAAAGTTCGAGTCAAAGTGTATTTCCAAGACTTGGACACTACTGACAAGTGGAATGTGGTTGAAAAGAAAGTGGATCTCAAAAAAAGTGGTTGGCATACATTTCCCATGACAGAAGCAATCCAGGCTCTGTTTGAGAAAGGAGAAAGGAGACTGAACTTGGACATTCAGTGTGAAGGTTGTGAAGAGTTTTCAGTGCTGCCAGTTTATGTGGAACACGAGGATGAATCTCACCGGCCTTTTGTCGTCGTGCAAGCCCGGTTGGCTGACAACAAACATAGAATCCGGAAAAGGGGCCTGGAATGTGATGGCAGGACCGATTTATGTTGCAGGCAACAGTTTTACATTGACTTCAGACACATTGGGTGGAATGACTGGATCATAGCACCATTGGGTTACTATGGGAATTACTGTGAAGGGAACTGCCCAAACTATTTGGCTGGCATCCCAGGATCAGCGTCCTCTTTTCACACTGCAGTAGTGAATCAGTACCGCATACGAAAGCTGAACCCAAACGCCGTGAACTCCTGCTGCATCCCAACCAAACTTAGCTCAATGTCCATGCTGTACTTTGACGATGAATACAACATCGTGAAGAGGGACGTTCCTAATATGATTGTGGAAGAATGTGGTTGTGCCTGA